A window from Vulcanimicrobium alpinum encodes these proteins:
- a CDS encoding secondary thiamine-phosphate synthase enzyme YjbQ encodes MTVVAHTEYLTIRTPSRYEIRDITPDIERVRAAAGLWDGTILVSTMHITSSIFVNDHEPGLWRDILAWAEKLAPYGEDYAHHQTGEDNGDAHLKRMLLGHQVIVPVTKGALDLGPWERVHYGEFDGMRPKRVLLKALGIRE; translated from the coding sequence ATGACCGTTGTTGCGCACACCGAGTACCTGACGATCCGAACGCCGTCGCGGTACGAGATCCGCGACATCACACCCGACATCGAACGGGTGCGCGCCGCCGCCGGGCTGTGGGACGGGACGATCCTCGTCAGCACGATGCACATCACCTCGAGCATCTTCGTCAACGATCACGAGCCTGGGCTGTGGCGCGACATCCTGGCCTGGGCGGAAAAGCTCGCGCCGTACGGCGAGGACTACGCGCACCATCAGACCGGCGAAGACAACGGCGACGCGCACCTCAAGCGGATGTTGCTCGGACACCAAGTGATCGTGCCGGTGACGAAGGGCGCGCTCGACCTGGGACCGTGGGAGCGCGTACACTATGGCGAATTCGACGGTATGCGTCCCAAGCGCGTCCTGCTAAAAGCGCTCGGCATCCGGGAATAA